The sequence GGCGAGCACATCCATTCATGGGCACGGACAACTAATTCCATCAACTGTGCTGCTGTTTCTTCTCCACACGCTACTCCAGATTCCGTACACTCCATCTGTTTAACAAGTTCCCACGGGTGGACACGATTCGTGCCAGCCATGTACGTATCCCTTAAAAAGCTGTCCAAGTGGTCCAACCCCATTATCGTATTTGTGCCTGTTAGCGGCCCAGGATGATCGAGATACGCGATGACTTTATCGAAATCGATATTTGCTTCTGTTAACATAGCAGTAATAGAAGGCGAGTGAATACGCTTCGCCGTCAACTCATGATGATCAAAACCAAGGGCTTTCTCGACGCTATGGGAAAAAGGCAAATGCCCAATATCATGCAGTATCGCTGCAACCCGCAGTTCGTTATTGGCTGGTTGAAAATGGGCTGCTAATTTCCAAACGCCCACCGTATGTTCAAAACGTGAATGCACGACTGGAGAAACCAATGAACCTGCTCCGTAATGGGACAACAACTTTAACCGTCTTACCGCTTTTAATTGGAATAATTTCTCTTCATGAGGCAATCGAGCTATTTCTGGGTAAAGCGGTTCGGCAAATTCCTTCATTTTGCGCCTCCCTTTTTCTACGTATTTTTAGTATACCATTCATTGTTTGCCTATATAGGAATGGCGGCTTCTAGTACCGTGGTGGGCCTTGTTATTTTAATTCTGGCAGTACGAACTGTCTGTGGAACGGGCAAAGAATTGAGAAGCCCGCTGCTTTCCATTAGACTATGCCTCTTCTTAACCGTTCGGTGAATAAAAAATGGTTATGAAAATGCGAACGCATATAAACAGCAAAAAACCGGCGTAATGACCGGGGCTCGTGGCATGTATGATGGGCGCAAAGATAAAAATAAGGAGAAAAGCGTAGACGATCGCTTCTCTCCTTTCACGATTTAACTGTTTAATCCATATTGACCCAGACACTTTTTACTTCTGTATAATTGTCTAATGCATAGCTTCCCATTTCTCGGCCAATCCCCGATTGTTTGTAACCACCAAACGGGCTGGCTGCATCAAATACATTGTAGCAATTCACCCAAATCGTCCCCGCTTTGATTCGGTGGGCAATGTAATGGGCTTTTTTAATATCTTGTGTCCAAACACCAGCAGCTAGCCCATAATCAGAATCATTCGCTTTACCAATTAGGTCATCGACGCTGTCAAACGGCATTGCAGCCACAACCGGCCCAAAAATTTCCTCCTTTGCAATGGTCATGGAATGATCTACATCCGCAAAAATGGTTGGGGAGACAAAATATCCTTGGTCATATGGAATAGTCCCGCCTGCTAATAGCTCTGCCCCCTCCTCAACGCCACGATCGATATAATTTTTCACGCGCTTTTGTTGCTGAGTCGAAATCAATGGCCCCATTGTCGTATGTTCTAACAGCCCATCCCCTTGGTTAATTTCCTTTGTTAACGACACTAGGTCAGCAACGACATGATCATATTGTTTCTTTTGGACATACAATCGACTCCCTGCGCAGCAGACCTGGCCTTGGTTAAACATAATTCCCATTAGTGATCCTGGAACAGCCTTCGAAAGATCGGCATCAGGTAAAATGATATTTGGAGACTTGCCACCAAGTTCAAGTGTCACCCTCTTCAATGATTCACTCGCTTGTTTCATAATTAATTTTCCAACATTTGTAGAGCCTGTAAAAGCGACTTTATCGACAGCTGGGTGATTGACAATTGCTGCTCCCGCCGAATGTCCGAATCCAGGGACAATGTTTACAACCCCTTTTGGAAATCCCGCTTCATTGATCAATTCCCCTAAATACAAGGCAGACAGCGGGGTCTGTTCAGCCGGTTTTAGTACAACCGTACAACCTGTAGCAAGGGCGGCACCAAGTTTCCACGCAGCCATCAATAACGGGAAGTTCCAAGGAATGATTTGACCAACGACGCCAATTGCTTCATGGCGCGTATAATTGAAATAATTCCCTTGTACTGGGATCGTTTGTCCTACTATTTTTGTTGCCCATCCGGCAAAATAACGAAAATGTTCAATCGCTAATGGAACATCCGCATTAGCCGTCTCGCGAATCGGCTTGCCGTTATCCAAAGTCTCTAGCTGAGCCAGCTCTTCCTTATGATCCTCTATTAAATCAGCTAATTTGTAGATAAGACGACTTCTTTCTGCCGCGCTCATTTTTGACCAATATCCTTCATCAAACGCCTTCCGTGCAGCTTTGACCGCAAAATCGATGTCCTCTTGTCCTGCTTCTGCCACAATGGCCAATGTGTCACCAGTTGCTGGATTCATCGTCTCAAACGTTTGGCCAGATACTGCATCAACCCATTCTCCATTGATCAGTAGTTTCTTTGAGCCGCCGTTCAAAAACGACACTAACCTAGGCTTTATGCTGTTTTCGCCTGTTGGCACTTTTGACATTGTTTTTACCCCCTATTAAGCGGTTTCATCAATTGTTAACACAACACGACCGTTAATTTTTCCGTTCTCCATTCTTTCAAACACTTCGTTAATTTTATCGAGTGGTTGTGTTTCGATGTTGGTTCGGACTTTCCCTTGGGCTGCAAATTCAATCGATTCTTGCAAGTCTTTGCGCGTCCCTACGATTGAGCCTTTCACGGTTACACCGTTTAGCACCGTATCGAAAATCGGAATCGGCAATTCATCGTTTGGAAGACCAACAACGACTAATGTCCCTCCTCTTTTAACAGATCCATAAGCTTGCTCAAATGCTTTTTTTGTGACTGCCACACTAATGGCTGCTTGAACTCCGCCCACTTTTTCTTTAATTTTTTGAACAGGGTCTACCTGAAGTCCATTGACTGTTAAATCAGCTCCAAGACTTTTCGCTAATTCGAGTTTGTCCTCCATAATATCTACAGCGACGACGTTATAACCCATTGCTTTTGCGTACTGCAAAGCAACGTGACCCAATCCACCGATTCCATAAATGGCAACCCAGTCACCGGCTTTGGCATCGGCTACTTTCAATGCTTTGTAAGTCGTCACCCCTGCGCAAAAAATAGGGGACACTTCAGCAAAATCAAGATTCTCAGGTATTTTCACTATATAATCGGCCGGCGCCTTACAATACTCTGCATATCCCCCATCCACTGAATAACCTGCATTTAATTGGTCAGGGCATAACGTCTCCCGGCCCGTTAAACAATACTCACACTCTCCACATGCAGAGTAAAGCCACGGAATGCCGACCCGATCCCCTACCTTTATCGAAGTGACCCCTTCTCCTATTTCCTCAACAATGCCTACCCCTTCATGACCAGGGATAAGAGGAAGCTTTGGCTTTACTGGCCAATCTCCATGAGCGGCATGCAAGTCTGTATGACAAACACCGCAAGCCTTAATTTTAACAAGCACCTCTCCATACTCTACGGTAGGTACCGGAACTTCCTTAATCTCTAACTGCTGATTGAACTGATCAACGACCGCCGCTTTCATCATTCTTCGTTCGCTTATTTTGCTCATGTAAAAACACTCCCCTCATTTTAGTTACCTTTAAACAAGCAAGAACCATGCCAGTATAAAAGCGCTTTCTTTTCTGCAAGTTTCTTCTCTCGGGGCCAAAAAATCGGCTATTTTTAGCCGCCTTGACGGACAAAACATGACAATTTTCCGTTAAACCCGTTCAATCGGGACTAGCCAAAAAAAGAACCCTTTTAAAAAAGAGCTCTTTGTCTGCTATTCCGTATTTCATTTTTCGTTTAAAAGATAGCGAAGCTTTCTCATCGAAATTTGTAGCCGTTTCGCCGCCTCTTTTCGGTTTCCATGGGTGGTTTCTAACGTTTGTAGAACAAGAGCTTTGCCGAGTTGTGACTCCAACTGTTTGAGCTGGGCAAGAACTTCTTCCAAATTTATCACTTCTTTTTGCAAATAAAAGCTTAAAGCTTCATCCCGCCACTTTTCGATATACTTGTCCATCCCCGCCTCCGGCGTTTCGGTACGATCGTTAGTAGCTCGCTTATTTGAAGTGACAGAACGTTGCTTTGTAAGCAGTAGATGATCAGCAGTGATGTTCACATGACCTGAATCGGCAAACGTAACAATTCTTGTAATGTAGTTTGATAACTCTCGGATGTTCCCTGGCCACTCGTAGCTTTGCAACATTTCTAAGGCCCCATCTGAAAAAGAAACATCCATACCAGGATATCGTTTCAAAAAGTGTTCAATTAATAGGGGAATATCCTCTTTTCTGTCTCTAAGCGGCGGAATTTCTAAATGAACCACGTTTAATCGATAAAATAAATCTTCTCTAAATTTTTTCTGCTGCACAGCTTCTTGAAGGTCTTCGTTCGTTGCAGCAAGCAAACGGGTGTTAGTACGCAGCGGTCGCTCTCCACCTACACGCATAAACTCGCGGGTTTCAAGCACACGCAAAAGCTTCACTTGAATCGAAGTTGATGCTTCCGCTATTTCATCCAGAAACAACGTTCCTTTGCTGGCAATTTCAAAAAGACCTTTTCGTTTTTGTGTAGCTCCCGTAAAAGCACCTTTTTCATGTCCAAAAAGTTCACTCTCCAATAAAGACTCAGACAGTGCGCCACAGTTCACTCCGATAAATGATTCATAGCACCGTTGACTCGCTTGGTGTATAAACCGTGCGAACACTTCCTTTCCCGTCCCTGTTTCTCCCCCGATTAACACATTCACATGTTTCCCAGCTACTTTATAAGCCGTTTGAATCACCTGTCTCATGGCCTCATTATGTCCCACAATCAGGCCAACATTTGTCGCCAGATCGAGAATCCGCTGCTCATTAGACGTCCCGTTGGCAACGAGCAAGTCGTCCACTTGTTTTTCTAACAAATCAATATCATCAAAAGGCTTTTCTATGTAATCACTCGCTCCTAGCTTCATTGCCTCGACAGCTGTTTTGATTGTACTGTACCCTGTCATAATGATGACTTTACATTGTGGTTGTCTCCTTTTAACATGCTTAAGTAATGCAAGTCCATTCGCATCAGGTAACTTTAGATCAATCATTGCCCCTTGGAACTGATGGTGGTCAAAATCAATCGCATCGAATTCCTTCTTACTGTTTACAACACGTACCTTGTACCCTTTTGATGTGAACAAGTGGGAAAGAAAGTTGCCTACCTCCACTTCGTCGTCAATAATTAATATGCTTGTCATATCGTTCCTCCAACCTTATTGCTAGCTGTTGGCAACTTTAATATAAACGTACTTCCTTTATTCCATTTGCTGTGAACTTCAATCGTTCCCCCATGCGATTTGGCAATACCAATACTTACAGACAGCCCTAGCCCCGTTCCTTCTTTTGACGATTTAGTTGTATGAAAAGGGTGAAAAATTTCTGAGAGGCGTTCTTCTTCAATTCCGATTCCGTTGTCAGTAACCGATAAATGGACTTCATGGAATTGAAACGACGTCTTGATGAGTATTTCCTTCTTTTCCCTCAATGTTTCTTCTAATGCAGCCTTAGCATTTAATAATAAGTTGATAATGATTTGTTCAATCTGCGCTTGGTTCCCTTCAATGAAAGGGATGTCTTTTTGTAATTCTGTTTTGATTATTACTTTTTCTTTTTCCAACTGATACTTTAACAGGTTTAATGTTTCATTCACAGCATCGTTGATGGAACAAGACTCAAACACAAAATCGTCCTGCCTCGAAAAAGTAAGCAAGCTATTAATAATTCGTTTGCAACGATCGCCACAATTTTTTATGTCGGTTAAAAGTGGAAACAACGAATCATGATTGTTCATATTTCTAAGGATAAGCTGTGAATTCCCTAAAATGGCCGTTAACGGGCTGTTCAATTCATGTGCCACTCCTGCTGCCATTTCACCGATAGCCGCTAGCTTGCCAGAATGGATGAGCTGTACTTCCATTTTTCGCTTTTCCGTCACATCTTTGATATAAGCAATCACCCCATACATCACCTGTTCGTTATTGAGAAGGGGGTACGTAGAAAGCTCACAAATGGTTTGATTGCGGAGATGGATTTCCTTATGGCCTGCTTTTTCGGAGTAGAACGTTTCCTTAACAAGTGGCTCACAGTGGGCAACCAAAGCAGAAATATGGGTTAATTCGTGGTTCTGAAGAAACTCATGAACCGCATCATTAAATTGAACCACGTTTCCTTCTTGACCGAAAACAACGATCATATCATCTACTGCTTTAAACGTATCTTCCCACTCTTGTTTCGATCGTAAAACTTGACCATATAATTCGACATTTTCGATACTAACGGCTAAATGATCTGTTAATTGCTCTAAAAACGCTAGGTCGTCAGAGCTCCAGTCTATTTCTTGTTTCCGACCGATACTCAATACGCCAATCCGTTTGTTTTTACTGTAAATGGGTATGACTAAAATGGATTTAAGCTCAAGTACAGCTAAATATGGTTTCTCGTAAAAAGCGTGATTCGTATCCGTTAAACTTTGGAGAACCGTTTGCCTTTTGTCTAATGCTGACCAATAGAGGGACTGGGCCTTTGGAATGGTTGAGCCAATTTCTAACGAATAGTGATCTTCAGGATAAACATGACTTAATCTTAACGTTTCATTTGTTAACATCAAAAAGCTCAGTCGATCAAAGTGAACAAGCAATTTTAGTTTATCAATCATATTAATTAAAATATCATCTAGTGACATATCGACCTTAATGCTTTTCATTACTTCATTTATGATCTCTAATTGAATGTTTTTTTTTTCAGCTGTTCAACTGTTTTCTTTAATTCTGTGTAGTATGTTTTTTTGGATGAATCAACACCTGTTAAACGAGCAATCATCGCTTGTTTATTATCCAACATTAGAAGTCACCACCTATAAAACATGATTTAATACTTGTTTCACTTGCTCAATATCCATGTCACGGGGATTCGTAATCATACACGCATCTTCTAACGCCACTTGGCTTATATGATCAATCATTTCTGTTAACCCGACTTGTTTAAACTTGGTTGGAATCCCAATATCAGAGGATAGTTCTTTAACGGATTGGATCGCAGCATTGCCTGCTTCCCGATCGGTCAATCCTCTTGTATCGATCCCTAAGCATGTCGCTATGTCTGAAAATCGTTTAGGTGCTGCGATAAAATTAAAATCCATCACATAGGGCAAAAGAATCGCATTGATCTCTCCATGCGGCAAAGGAAACTTCCCCCCTATTGCATGTGAGATCGCATGTGCCGCCCCTAGGATTGCATTTGAGAAAGCAAGCCCTGCCTGTAAACTAGCCATTGCCATCGCTTCCTTCGCTTCTTTATTTGTTTTCGAGGCAACAGAGGGGCGCAAATATTGAGCACACAAGGTGAGGGCATTTTTCGCTTGGACATCTGTAAGCGGAGTAGCCGCCACACTGACATAGGCTTCAACCGCATGCGTCAATACATCCATCCCCGTTGTAGCAGTGAGGCTGCTGTCTTTCGTGACGAGTGTAAAAGGGTCAATAATGGCGATATCAGGCACCAATGTTTTCGATATGATCGTCATTTTCTTTTTTCGAGTCGAATCCACAATGATGGAAAACTGCGACACCTCAGAGCCAGATCCTGCCGTTGTCATAATCATAATCATCGGGGGAAGGGGTTTTTTAATTTTATCAATCCCTTCATAATCACTAATCGCCCCTCCGTTCGTTGCGAGTATGGCAATCGCTTTCGCTACATCTAACACACTTCCTCCACCAATCCCAATAATCGCGTCACACTCATGTTGAACAAACACTCGGCACCCTTGCTCAACTTCGCGATCTTTCGGGTCTATCGTCACGTCGATAAACGTGGCAAAGGGCAAATGAGACTCTTTGCAAAGATCCATTACTTTTTCTAGCCAGCCGGCATTAGCTACACCATTATCACTAACAATCAATACTTTTCTCGCCCCAAGCCGCACGCAAGCGTCCCCCGCTTGCCTAATCGCGTCACTCCCAAAAATAATCTCTGGTGTTACAAATTTACTGATATTCATCCCAATCTCCTTATGGAAGTTGATTCTTATAAATTTATAGATGCCGTTCTTAAATTCCTGCTTGTTATTTTTCAAATGCCTAAGCGGATTCTCTCATGTGTCGCCAATTAAGCAGTCGCTCTTTTGCTTCCTGCCCATAACAAAAAAAGACACCTATTCAGGTGTCTTTAGTATTTGCCCGGCAACGTCCTGGCTCCGGGATCTTTTCCTACGGGGATGTTGGGCACGGAGCTTCTTCGATGATGTTTTTCATGTAGTCTTACGAAAATGATCCCTACGTCTCGCAGGAGGGCATGAGGCTTTTCCAGTGAAGCCTATTCACGTAGTTTTTTATATGAGCTTATCTCCATATACTCCTAATAAGCATTTAACTCTGCTTCTTCGAAGCAGCACTCTTTTGCTTCCTGCCCATAACAAAAAAGACACCTCTTCAGGTGTCTTTGCTTAGCCCGGCAACGTCCTACTCTTGCAGGAGGAAGCCTCCAACTACCATCGGCGCAAAAGAGCTTAACGGCCGTGTTCGGCATGGGAACGGGTGTGACCTCTTTGCCATTGTCACCGGACCTCGCTTGACTTCAGATAAGCGGCGAATCTCTTCGTCTTGTTCGTGATTCTTCTTCAGTCACGTACGTTTGTACGCTCCTTCAGTCGAACACTTCCAATCCTCGACCTTCTTGCTTCTCTTTGTCAATCGCTTTGCTTCAGATGCGGCGAATCGCTTCGTCTGCACTGAAGTGTATGGAAAGAATCAGTGATTCTTTCAAAACTAAATCCGAAATAGACTCAATTGTCAAGAATGTGTATAGGATAAGTCCTCGACCGATTAGTATCAGTCCGCTCCACGTGTCGCCACGCTTCCACTTCTGACCTATCAACCTCATCATCTCTAAGGGGTCTTACTGGCTTACGCCATGGGAAATCTCATCTTGAGGGGGGCTTCATGCTTAGATGCTTTCAGCACTTATCCCGTCCATACGTAGCTACCCAGCGATGCTCCTGGCGGAACAACTGGTACACCAGCGGTATGTCCATCCCGGTCCTCTCGTACTAAGGACAGCTCCTCTCAAATTTCCTACGCCCGCGACGGATAGGGACCGAACTGTCTCACGACGTTCTGAACCCAGCTCGCGTGCCGCTTTAATGGGCGAACAGCCCAACCCTTGGGACCTACTTCAGCCCCAGGATGCGACGAGCCGACATCGAGGTGCCAAACCTCCCCGTCGATGTGGACTCTTGGGGGAGATAAGCCTGTTATCCCCAGGGTAGCTTTTATCCGTTGAGCGACGGCCCTTCCATACGGCACCGCCGGATCACTAAGCCCGACTTTCGTCCCTGCTCGACTTGTAGGTCTCGCAGTCAAGCTCCCTTCTGCCTTTGCACTCTACGAATGATTTCCAACCATTCTGAGGGAACCTTTGGGCGCCTCCGTTACTGTTTAGGAGGCGACCGCCCCAGTCAAACTGCCCACCTGACAATGTCCCTGGCCCGGATCACGGGTCGAGGTTAGAATGCCAGCACCATCAGGGTAGTATCCCACCGACGCCTCCACCGAAGCTAGCGCTCCGGTTTCCAAGGCTCCTACCTATCCTGTACAGATGATACCAACACTCACTATCAAGCTACAGTAAAGCTCCATGGGGTCTTTCCGTCCTGTCGCGGGTAACCTGCATCTTCACAGGTACTATAATTTCACCGGGTCTCTCGTTGAGACAGTATCCAAGTCGTTGCACCATTCGTGCGGGTCGGAACTTACCCGACAAGGAATTTCGCTACCTTAGGACCGTTATAGTTACGGCCGCCGTTTACTGGGGCTTCAATTCAGAGCTTCTCACCATTTGGGATGACCCTTCCTCTTAACCTTCCAGCACCGGGCAGGTGTCAGCCCCTATACTTCGCCTTACGGCTTCGCAGAGACCTGTGTTTTTGCTAAACAGTCGCTTGGATCCTTTCACTGCGGCTCTCTCGGGCGGTTAACCCTACTAGAGCACCCCTTCTCCCGAAGTTACGGGGTCATTTTGCCGAGTTCCTTAACGAGAGTTCTCCCGAGCGTCTTAGAATTCTCTTCTCGCCTACCTGTGTCGGTTTGCGGTACGGGCACCTGTATTCTCACTAGAGGCTTTTCTCGGCAGCGGAGGATCAGGGATTTCGGACCCGAAGGTCCTTCACGGTCACAGCTCAGCCTTACGGAACACGGATTTGCCTATGTTCCAGCCTCGCATGCTTCGACGCGCACAGCCAGCGGCGCGCTCACCCTACCTTTCTGCGTCCCCCCATCGTTCAAACGAATACGAGGTGGTACAGGAATATCAACCTGTTGTCCATCGCCTACGCCTTTCGGCCTCGGCTTAGGTCCCGACTAACCCTGAGCGGACGAGCCTTCCTCAGGAAACCTTGGGCTTTCGACGGATAGGATTCTCACCTATCTTTTCGCTACTCATACCGGCATTCTCACTTCCAAGCACTCCACCAGTCCTCACGATCTGGCTTCGCTGTCCTTGGAACGCTCCCCTACCCAATCCCATACGGGATTGCCATAGCTTCGGTGATACGTTTAGCCCCGGTACATTTTCGGCGCAGAGTCACTCGACCAGTGAGCTATTACGCACTCTTTCAATGATGGCTGCTTCTAAGCCAACATCCTGGTTGTCTGGGCAACTCCACATCCTTTTCCACTTAACGTATACTTGGGGACCTTAGCTGATGGTCTGGGCTGTTTCCCTCTTGACTACGGATCTTAGCACTCGCAGTCTGACTCCCGAGTTAAAGTCATTGGCATTCGGAGTTTGACTGAATTCGGTAATCCTGTGGGGACCCCTCGTCCAATCAGTGCTCTACCTCCAAGACTCATCACTCGAGGCTAGCCCTAAAGCTATTTCGGGGAGAACCAGCTATTTCCGAGTTCGATTGGCATTTCACCCCTACCCACACCTCATCCCCGCAATTTTCAACTTGCGTGGGTTCGGGCCTCCAGTCGGTGTTACCCGACCTTCACCCTGGACATGGGTAGATCACCCGGTTTCGGGTCTACGGCATCGTACTAAAGGCGCCCTATTCAGACTCGCTTTCGCTGCGGCTCCGCTTCATCAGCTTAACCTTGCACGATACCGTAACTCGCCGGTTCATTCTACAAAAGGCACGCCATCACCCGTTAACGGGCTCTGACTAGTTGTAGGCACACGGTTTCAGGATCTCTTTCACTCCCCTTCCGGGGTGCTTTTCACCTTTCCCTCACGGTACTGGTTCACTATCGGTCACTAGGGAGTATTTAGCCTTGGGAGATGGTCCTCCCGGATTCCGACGGGGTTTCACGTGTCCCGCCGTACTCAGGATCCACTCTGGAGGAAACGAAGTTTCAGCTACAGGGCTGTTACCTTCTTCGGCCTGCCTTTCCAGACAGTTCACCTACTCCGTTTCTTGATCACTCCGTTGTTGAGTGTCCTACAACCCCA is a genomic window of Shouchella clausii containing:
- a CDS encoding HD domain-containing protein — translated: MKEFAEPLYPEIARLPHEEKLFQLKAVRRLKLLSHYGAGSLVSPVVHSRFEHTVGVWKLAAHFQPANNELRVAAILHDIGHLPFSHSVEKALGFDHHELTAKRIHSPSITAMLTEANIDFDKVIAYLDHPGPLTGTNTIMGLDHLDSFLRDTYMAGTNRVHPWELVKQMECTESGVACGEETAAQLMELVVRAHEWMCSPTLLAADAVLAEAILCDWAEVGDDRDVFVELTDWDVLSVLKTSPSLRARMWIRTLLEEPHKLLVREGASGSGIPISVRKLYAKAPLVNGKPYFDTIQEDLSAKLQSFIKTYEVIDFSVVADHV
- a CDS encoding aldehyde dehydrogenase family protein — protein: MSKVPTGENSIKPRLVSFLNGGSKKLLINGEWVDAVSGQTFETMNPATGDTLAIVAEAGQEDIDFAVKAARKAFDEGYWSKMSAAERSRLIYKLADLIEDHKEELAQLETLDNGKPIRETANADVPLAIEHFRYFAGWATKIVGQTIPVQGNYFNYTRHEAIGVVGQIIPWNFPLLMAAWKLGAALATGCTVVLKPAEQTPLSALYLGELINEAGFPKGVVNIVPGFGHSAGAAIVNHPAVDKVAFTGSTNVGKLIMKQASESLKRVTLELGGKSPNIILPDADLSKAVPGSLMGIMFNQGQVCCAGSRLYVQKKQYDHVVADLVSLTKEINQGDGLLEHTTMGPLISTQQQKRVKNYIDRGVEEGAELLAGGTIPYDQGYFVSPTIFADVDHSMTIAKEEIFGPVVAAMPFDSVDDLIGKANDSDYGLAAGVWTQDIKKAHYIAHRIKAGTIWVNCYNVFDAASPFGGYKQSGIGREMGSYALDNYTEVKSVWVNMD
- the adhP gene encoding alcohol dehydrogenase AdhP, whose protein sequence is MKAAVVDQFNQQLEIKEVPVPTVEYGEVLVKIKACGVCHTDLHAAHGDWPVKPKLPLIPGHEGVGIVEEIGEGVTSIKVGDRVGIPWLYSACGECEYCLTGRETLCPDQLNAGYSVDGGYAEYCKAPADYIVKIPENLDFAEVSPIFCAGVTTYKALKVADAKAGDWVAIYGIGGLGHVALQYAKAMGYNVVAVDIMEDKLELAKSLGADLTVNGLQVDPVQKIKEKVGGVQAAISVAVTKKAFEQAYGSVKRGGTLVVVGLPNDELPIPIFDTVLNGVTVKGSIVGTRKDLQESIEFAAQGKVRTNIETQPLDKINEVFERMENGKINGRVVLTIDETA
- a CDS encoding sigma-54-dependent transcriptional regulator, coding for MTSILIIDDEVEVGNFLSHLFTSKGYKVRVVNSKKEFDAIDFDHHQFQGAMIDLKLPDANGLALLKHVKRRQPQCKVIIMTGYSTIKTAVEAMKLGASDYIEKPFDDIDLLEKQVDDLLVANGTSNEQRILDLATNVGLIVGHNEAMRQVIQTAYKVAGKHVNVLIGGETGTGKEVFARFIHQASQRCYESFIGVNCGALSESLLESELFGHEKGAFTGATQKRKGLFEIASKGTLFLDEIAEASTSIQVKLLRVLETREFMRVGGERPLRTNTRLLAATNEDLQEAVQQKKFREDLFYRLNVVHLEIPPLRDRKEDIPLLIEHFLKRYPGMDVSFSDGALEMLQSYEWPGNIRELSNYITRIVTFADSGHVNITADHLLLTKQRSVTSNKRATNDRTETPEAGMDKYIEKWRDEALSFYLQKEVINLEEVLAQLKQLESQLGKALVLQTLETTHGNRKEAAKRLQISMRKLRYLLNEK
- a CDS encoding sensor histidine kinase, whose translation is MKSIKVDMSLDDILINMIDKLKLLVHFDRLSFLMLTNETLRLSHVYPEDHYSLEIGSTIPKAQSLYWSALDKRQTVLQSLTDTNHAFYEKPYLAVLELKSILVIPIYSKNKRIGVLSIGRKQEIDWSSDDLAFLEQLTDHLAVSIENVELYGQVLRSKQEWEDTFKAVDDMIVVFGQEGNVVQFNDAVHEFLQNHELTHISALVAHCEPLVKETFYSEKAGHKEIHLRNQTICELSTYPLLNNEQVMYGVIAYIKDVTEKRKMEVQLIHSGKLAAIGEMAAGVAHELNSPLTAILGNSQLILRNMNNHDSLFPLLTDIKNCGDRCKRIINSLLTFSRQDDFVFESCSINDAVNETLNLLKYQLEKEKVIIKTELQKDIPFIEGNQAQIEQIIINLLLNAKAALEETLREKKEILIKTSFQFHEVHLSVTDNGIGIEEERLSEIFHPFHTTKSSKEGTGLGLSVSIGIAKSHGGTIEVHSKWNKGSTFILKLPTASNKVGGTI
- a CDS encoding iron-containing alcohol dehydrogenase, yielding MNISKFVTPEIIFGSDAIRQAGDACVRLGARKVLIVSDNGVANAGWLEKVMDLCKESHLPFATFIDVTIDPKDREVEQGCRVFVQHECDAIIGIGGGSVLDVAKAIAILATNGGAISDYEGIDKIKKPLPPMIMIMTTAGSGSEVSQFSIIVDSTRKKKMTIISKTLVPDIAIIDPFTLVTKDSSLTATTGMDVLTHAVEAYVSVAATPLTDVQAKNALTLCAQYLRPSVASKTNKEAKEAMAMASLQAGLAFSNAILGAAHAISHAIGGKFPLPHGEINAILLPYVMDFNFIAAPKRFSDIATCLGIDTRGLTDREAGNAAIQSVKELSSDIGIPTKFKQVGLTEMIDHISQVALEDACMITNPRDMDIEQVKQVLNHVL